The proteins below come from a single Caulobacter segnis ATCC 21756 genomic window:
- the ettA gene encoding energy-dependent translational throttle protein EttA, with translation MAQQYIFQMQGLTKAYPGGKKVFENIWLSFYSDAKIGVVGVNGSGKSTLLKVMAGLDKEFSGEAKAADGIKRGYLPQEPVLDPTLDVWGNVIADCEDKKIFDKYNALAAQLGEEYSDELMEEMTKLQEVIDARDLWDIDSKVEMAIDALRCPPNDANIESLSGGEKRRIALARLLLSKPDMLLLDEPTNHLDAESVAWLQHHLEEFPGCVILVTHDRYFLDQVTKWTLELDRGKGVPYEGNYSGWLEQKQKRVVQEQSESEARQRALTRELEWVRSSPKARQSKSKARLASYEEMVAAQENARAAQTQAHIQIPPGPRLGNLVLEVNGLEKEYGDKVLFKDLSFRLPPNGIVGVIGPNGAGKSTLFKLITGREQPDAGTVKVGETVKLSYVDQSRDALDPNKTIWEEISGGTDVMIVGKREINSRAYVGSFNFKGGDQQKKVGLLSGGERNRVHLAKTLATGGNLLLLDEPTNDLDIETLQALEEALEEFAGCAVVISHDRWFLDRLATHILAFEGDSHVEWFEGNFEMYEEDKKRRLGADSLIPKRIKFQKFAR, from the coding sequence ATGGCGCAGCAATATATTTTCCAGATGCAGGGCCTGACCAAGGCCTATCCCGGCGGCAAGAAGGTCTTCGAGAACATCTGGCTGTCGTTCTATTCCGACGCCAAGATCGGCGTCGTGGGCGTCAACGGCTCGGGTAAGTCCACCCTGCTGAAGGTCATGGCCGGCCTCGACAAGGAATTTTCGGGCGAGGCCAAGGCCGCCGACGGCATCAAGCGCGGCTACCTCCCGCAGGAGCCGGTGCTGGATCCGACCCTGGACGTCTGGGGCAACGTCATCGCCGACTGCGAAGACAAGAAGATCTTCGACAAGTACAACGCCCTGGCGGCCCAGCTCGGCGAGGAATATTCCGACGAGCTGATGGAAGAGATGACCAAGCTGCAGGAGGTCATCGACGCCCGCGACCTGTGGGACATCGACTCCAAGGTCGAGATGGCCATCGACGCCCTGCGCTGCCCGCCCAACGACGCCAATATCGAGAGCCTGTCGGGCGGTGAAAAGCGCCGCATCGCCCTGGCGCGCCTGCTGCTCAGCAAGCCAGACATGCTGCTGCTCGACGAACCGACCAACCACCTGGACGCCGAGTCGGTGGCCTGGCTGCAGCACCACCTGGAAGAGTTCCCGGGCTGCGTCATCCTGGTGACCCACGACCGCTACTTCCTGGATCAGGTCACGAAGTGGACGCTGGAGCTCGATCGCGGCAAGGGCGTCCCCTACGAGGGCAACTACTCGGGCTGGCTGGAGCAGAAGCAAAAGCGGGTCGTCCAGGAGCAGTCGGAATCGGAAGCCCGCCAGCGCGCGCTCACCCGCGAACTGGAATGGGTGCGCAGCTCGCCCAAGGCCCGTCAGTCCAAGTCGAAGGCCCGCCTGGCCTCGTACGAGGAAATGGTCGCCGCGCAGGAGAACGCCCGCGCCGCCCAGACCCAGGCCCACATCCAGATCCCGCCTGGCCCGCGCCTCGGCAACCTGGTGCTCGAGGTCAACGGCCTGGAGAAGGAGTACGGCGACAAGGTGCTGTTCAAGGACCTGTCGTTCCGCCTGCCGCCGAACGGCATCGTCGGCGTCATCGGCCCGAACGGCGCCGGCAAGTCGACCCTGTTCAAGCTGATCACCGGCCGCGAGCAGCCCGACGCCGGCACGGTCAAGGTCGGCGAGACCGTCAAGCTCTCGTACGTCGATCAGTCGCGCGACGCCCTCGACCCGAACAAGACCATCTGGGAAGAGATCAGCGGCGGCACCGACGTGATGATCGTCGGCAAGCGCGAGATCAACAGCCGCGCCTACGTGGGCTCGTTCAACTTCAAGGGCGGCGACCAACAGAAGAAGGTCGGCCTGCTGTCGGGCGGTGAGCGCAACCGCGTCCACCTCGCCAAGACCCTGGCCACCGGCGGCAACCTGCTGCTGCTCGACGAACCGACCAACGACCTGGACATCGAGACCCTGCAGGCCCTGGAAGAGGCGCTGGAAGAGTTCGCCGGCTGCGCCGTGGTCATCAGCCACGATCGCTGGTTCCTGGACCGCCTGGCGACCCACATCCTGGCCTTCGAAGGCGACAGCCACGTCGAATGGTTCGAAGGCAACTTCGAGATGTACGAGGAAGACAAGAAGCGCCGCCTGGGCGCCGACAGCCTCATTCCCAAGCGCATCAAGTTCCAGAAGTTCGCGCGGTAG
- a CDS encoding hemolysin-type calcium-binding region encodes MSVLADPKAVQVITTGALRDVAASASGATIYVSNGEGWVTAFNVTTGDVTGRWKVGANLSGMDVSPDGRYLVVGEAQTSNGAAVVHRLDLTTGEIKDFSFVVGLSASGFYDVAWGKDGTVLVTQYAYLTQGALWTLDTTTGQFSKVSGDISQGGVLSVSEDRSKILYGSDSAQGGSLYVYDVTTKTTATIPNNTNYYNSGYQAISGAGQMLAQALYGAVRIYDFSNKLVADLTALHPEIKFVTAGVEFSADGSKLYVLDTQQDRILQMSTRDWAIERSIRLGAEVGDNYVGSGAYGDRLTLSADGNYLVVFSGSTVTSVNVKLAWDPGTDKADVLTGDAGANIIYGFGGNDVIDGGAGNDSLYGDAGDDTLIGGLGDDYLDGGYGIDTADYSGATGAINVGLGYYSQDAGVMGRDSLISIENIKGSAFADWIAGTDGVNVITGGAGDDTINGRGGDDVLRGEAGDDILIGGAGADTIDGGDGNDILAFDDIYTSIQVDLGKAGPQNTRGDGVDTLISIEGVKGTGYRDILVGSDGANTFEGRGGDDIIDGKGGIDTAVYDGNSTDYTWTHNANGSWTVRDSRANWTGTDTLLNVEILKFKDKSVTLSSDTTATVGDVYRPDVVQRLATSSSFGFDATISIDGKTIFSASSGGYVDAFDVASGDLKGRWKLGETAGALDVSPDGRYLFAVGEVKESNSDPNAYQGIATLHRLDLVTGAVADYTLPVSGNLRGFQDVAVGANGVVLLTQAATTGATALWTLDVSTGQFTDSPGYGSSGALTVSADRSKILFVPGSIDSAPMYVYDVASASLTQKVFGGFFNAGIQAISATARLMTMAGYNQARVFDLNGNFIVDLAAVHPELSKSIQGLAFSADGSKLFVVDKDMSRILQLSTKDWSIERGVAIPYEKGVIEWNTPVTSIGDRITLSSDGRYMLLLPGSTVVSIDLQANWVSGSDKADVVTGDDSANTIFGFSGNDVIDGGKGDDILYGDGGDDRLIGGEGNDTFHGGDGVDTVDYSTAAAAVTIDLTRSSSQQDTRGAGLDTIWYDIENLIGSRFDDTLRGGYTANTLNGGAGDDTIYGGGGSDILQGGAGNDVLNGEADDDSYDGGDGFDTVTYESASSGVTVDLTKIGPQNTRGGGVETLANIESLKGSAFADTLTGDDGANTLNGGAGADSLSGGGGDDLLIGGAGDDTLDGGAGADTVRYYGWANDYSVVTNTDGSVTVTDLRGGSPDGVDRLIGLEKIIFRPEPTAGELNYELSSILRGSSYDPKITALAASISSDWAAGKLTLDQVTAEVVKAAGATTSVATLAYEFFTGKIPGRAGVDYLVSTYGGNVNNLNSAYYQSFNLENRYINFAVNLGKVGEGKDAFAAKYGALTLFDATREAYKTIFGAAPTDAKIHAMIDSRVDYFAAYGGDGANGIGTKAAMVGWLLAEAQKADLGVMVRSNDAWLTDLADGSAPFAIDILDPAKGYYKADFVFGGT; translated from the coding sequence GTGTCAGTGCTTGCAGATCCTAAAGCCGTTCAGGTCATTACAACCGGCGCGCTACGGGACGTGGCCGCCAGCGCCAGTGGCGCAACGATCTACGTCTCCAACGGCGAGGGGTGGGTCACGGCGTTCAATGTGACGACGGGCGACGTCACGGGGCGGTGGAAGGTCGGGGCGAACCTTTCGGGCATGGATGTCTCGCCGGACGGTCGCTACCTTGTCGTTGGCGAGGCGCAGACCAGTAACGGCGCGGCCGTGGTTCATCGCCTGGATCTGACGACCGGCGAAATAAAGGACTTCTCCTTCGTCGTCGGTCTATCGGCGAGCGGCTTCTACGACGTGGCTTGGGGCAAGGACGGCACGGTCCTGGTCACCCAGTACGCCTATCTGACCCAGGGCGCGCTGTGGACGTTGGACACGACGACAGGTCAGTTCTCGAAGGTCAGCGGCGACATCAGTCAGGGCGGCGTCCTTTCGGTCTCCGAGGATCGGAGCAAGATCCTCTACGGGTCTGACAGCGCGCAGGGCGGGTCGCTCTATGTCTATGACGTGACGACCAAGACGACGGCGACGATCCCGAACAACACCAACTATTACAACAGCGGCTATCAGGCCATCTCGGGCGCGGGTCAGATGCTGGCCCAAGCCCTATACGGCGCGGTCCGGATCTATGACTTCAGCAATAAGCTCGTCGCCGACCTAACGGCGCTCCACCCTGAAATCAAGTTCGTCACGGCCGGGGTCGAATTCAGTGCTGATGGCTCCAAGCTTTACGTGCTCGACACCCAACAGGACCGCATCCTGCAGATGTCGACCCGCGATTGGGCCATCGAGCGTTCGATCCGCCTGGGGGCTGAGGTCGGCGACAACTATGTGGGTTCTGGGGCCTATGGCGACCGGCTGACCCTGTCGGCGGATGGCAACTATCTGGTGGTGTTCTCTGGCTCGACCGTGACGTCCGTCAACGTGAAGCTTGCTTGGGACCCAGGCACCGACAAGGCCGACGTTCTGACCGGCGACGCCGGGGCCAACATCATCTACGGTTTCGGCGGCAACGACGTCATCGACGGCGGCGCGGGGAACGACAGCCTCTACGGCGATGCGGGCGACGATACCCTCATCGGCGGCTTGGGCGATGATTACCTGGACGGCGGCTACGGGATCGACACGGCCGACTACAGCGGCGCCACCGGCGCGATCAACGTCGGGCTGGGCTACTACAGCCAGGACGCGGGCGTGATGGGCCGCGACTCGCTGATCTCGATCGAGAACATCAAGGGATCGGCGTTCGCAGACTGGATCGCCGGCACCGACGGCGTGAACGTGATCACCGGCGGCGCCGGCGATGACACGATCAATGGCCGTGGCGGCGATGACGTTTTGCGCGGCGAGGCCGGCGACGACATTCTGATCGGCGGCGCCGGGGCCGACACTATCGACGGCGGCGATGGCAACGACATCTTGGCCTTCGATGATATCTACACCAGCATTCAGGTCGATCTTGGCAAGGCGGGTCCCCAGAATACCCGTGGTGACGGGGTCGACACCCTGATCAGCATCGAGGGCGTTAAAGGGACGGGCTATCGAGATATTCTGGTCGGCTCGGACGGCGCGAACACGTTCGAGGGACGCGGCGGCGATGACATTATCGATGGCAAGGGCGGGATCGACACCGCGGTCTACGACGGGAATTCAACCGACTACACGTGGACGCACAACGCCAACGGCTCGTGGACCGTAAGAGACTCCCGCGCCAATTGGACCGGTACAGACACGCTGCTGAACGTCGAGATTCTCAAGTTCAAGGACAAGAGCGTCACGCTGTCGTCCGATACGACCGCCACCGTCGGCGACGTCTATCGGCCCGATGTGGTCCAGCGCCTCGCGACGAGCAGCAGCTTTGGCTTCGACGCCACGATCAGCATCGATGGTAAGACGATCTTCTCGGCTTCGTCCGGCGGCTATGTGGACGCTTTCGACGTCGCCAGCGGCGATCTGAAAGGGCGCTGGAAATTGGGCGAGACGGCGGGCGCCCTGGACGTCTCGCCCGATGGCCGATACCTGTTCGCGGTCGGCGAGGTCAAGGAAAGCAATTCCGACCCGAACGCCTACCAGGGCATCGCCACGCTTCACCGCCTTGACCTCGTGACGGGGGCGGTGGCGGATTACACCTTGCCGGTGTCGGGAAACTTGCGAGGCTTCCAGGACGTCGCCGTAGGCGCCAACGGCGTCGTTCTTCTGACCCAAGCCGCCACCACGGGGGCGACCGCTCTGTGGACTCTGGATGTCTCGACGGGGCAATTCACCGATTCGCCCGGCTACGGCTCTAGCGGCGCGCTGACCGTCTCGGCGGACCGATCCAAGATCCTGTTCGTCCCCGGATCCATCGATAGCGCGCCGATGTACGTCTACGACGTCGCCTCCGCGTCGCTCACGCAAAAGGTCTTCGGGGGCTTCTTCAACGCGGGCATCCAGGCGATTTCGGCCACAGCGAGGCTGATGACGATGGCCGGTTACAATCAGGCTCGCGTGTTCGACCTGAACGGCAACTTCATCGTCGATCTGGCCGCGGTCCACCCCGAACTGAGCAAGTCGATCCAGGGCCTGGCCTTCAGCGCCGACGGTTCCAAGCTCTTCGTGGTCGACAAGGACATGAGCCGCATTCTTCAGCTGTCGACCAAGGACTGGTCGATCGAGCGAGGCGTCGCCATCCCTTACGAAAAGGGCGTCATCGAGTGGAATACACCCGTCACATCGATCGGGGACCGCATAACGCTGTCGTCGGACGGGCGCTATATGCTGTTGCTTCCCGGCTCGACGGTTGTGTCGATCGACCTGCAGGCCAACTGGGTTTCGGGGTCCGACAAGGCCGACGTCGTCACGGGCGACGACAGCGCCAACACCATTTTCGGATTCTCCGGCAACGACGTCATCGATGGAGGCAAAGGCGATGACATACTCTATGGCGACGGCGGCGATGACCGCCTGATCGGCGGCGAAGGGAACGACACGTTCCATGGCGGCGATGGCGTAGACACCGTCGATTACAGCACCGCGGCGGCGGCCGTGACGATCGATCTGACCCGCAGTTCGTCCCAGCAGGACACGCGAGGCGCGGGCCTCGACACCATCTGGTACGACATCGAGAATCTCATCGGCTCGAGGTTCGACGACACGCTGCGGGGCGGCTACACGGCGAACACGCTGAACGGCGGCGCCGGCGACGACACGATCTACGGAGGCGGCGGCAGCGACATCCTGCAGGGCGGCGCCGGGAACGACGTGCTGAACGGCGAGGCGGACGACGACAGCTATGACGGCGGCGACGGCTTCGACACTGTAACTTACGAGAGCGCCTCCTCAGGCGTCACGGTCGACCTGACCAAGATCGGACCGCAGAACACCCGCGGCGGCGGCGTCGAGACACTGGCCAACATCGAGTCTCTGAAGGGCTCGGCCTTTGCCGATACGCTGACCGGCGACGACGGTGCCAATACGCTGAACGGCGGGGCGGGGGCCGACTCCCTGTCCGGCGGAGGCGGCGATGATCTGCTGATCGGCGGCGCGGGCGACGATACGCTGGATGGCGGCGCGGGCGCGGATACGGTGCGCTACTACGGATGGGCTAACGATTATTCCGTGGTCACCAACACCGACGGCTCGGTGACCGTGACAGACCTGCGTGGCGGATCGCCGGATGGAGTCGATCGGCTGATCGGCCTCGAAAAGATCATTTTCCGACCAGAGCCGACCGCAGGCGAGTTGAACTATGAGTTGTCCTCCATCCTGAGGGGGTCAAGCTATGACCCCAAGATCACGGCGCTTGCCGCAAGCATTTCGAGTGACTGGGCCGCCGGAAAGCTCACTCTCGATCAGGTCACGGCAGAAGTGGTCAAGGCGGCGGGCGCCACCACGTCTGTCGCAACCCTGGCCTATGAGTTCTTCACGGGTAAGATCCCGGGGCGAGCCGGCGTCGATTATCTCGTCTCGACCTACGGCGGGAACGTCAACAATCTCAACAGCGCCTATTACCAGTCGTTCAATCTGGAGAACCGCTACATCAACTTCGCGGTGAACCTGGGGAAGGTGGGCGAGGGCAAGGATGCGTTTGCGGCCAAGTACGGAGCGCTGACGCTCTTCGACGCGACGCGCGAGGCCTACAAGACCATTTTCGGCGCGGCGCCGACCGACGCCAAGATCCACGCCATGATCGACAGCCGGGTCGACTATTTCGCGGCCTATGGCGGCGACGGCGCGAATGGGATCGGGACCAAGGCGGCGATGGTCGGCTGGCTTCTCGCCGAGGCGCAGAAGGCCGACCTCGGCGTCATGGTGAGATCCAACGACGCCTGGCTCACCGATCTCGCCGACGGCTCGGCGCCGTTCGCGATCGATATCCTTGATCCCGCCAAGGGCTACTACAAGGCCGACTTCGTCTTCGGCGGAACATGA
- a CDS encoding VOC family protein — protein sequence MAKVLGLGGVFFKAEDPKAVRDWYARVLGFEVHDWGGALFEAPKGSQATWSPFAADTDYFAPSASPFMINFIVDDIDGVLARAAAEGVEPLGRQDEGYGRFAWLMDPAGVKIELWEAAKAEPGA from the coding sequence ATGGCCAAGGTTCTCGGATTGGGCGGGGTGTTCTTCAAGGCCGAGGATCCCAAGGCCGTACGAGACTGGTACGCGCGTGTGCTGGGGTTCGAGGTTCACGACTGGGGCGGCGCGCTGTTCGAAGCGCCCAAGGGCAGCCAGGCGACCTGGTCGCCGTTCGCCGCCGACACCGACTATTTCGCGCCGTCCGCCTCGCCGTTCATGATCAATTTCATTGTCGATGATATTGATGGCGTTCTCGCGCGCGCCGCCGCCGAGGGTGTCGAGCCGTTGGGCCGGCAGGACGAAGGCTATGGGCGGTTCGCCTGGCTGATGGACCCGGCCGGGGTGAAAATCGAGCTTTGGGAGGCCGCCAAGGCCGAGCCAGGGGCATAA
- a CDS encoding TonB-dependent receptor, whose translation MKKNQMLLGAAALALVMAAAPAFADDKVDAAAPAAAAPADTSEVDALIIIGQGQSRQIQTLNSDAIGLQAAGTSALKAIDKLPGVTFQSADAFGAYEWSTRISIRGFNQNQLGFTLDGVPLGDMSYGNHNGLHISRAVASENISRVELAQGAGALGTASTSNLGGTLQFFSRDPQETLGGELDLTGGSDNMHRVFARFESGAIEQLGGLRGYVSVADQKADKWKGGGEQKQRQYDAKLVMPLGERGDLTGFYHRSERREQDYQDMSFAMIKRLGRDWDNTQPNWALAVAAARAYQTGTALPAPFATVDDAYYAGAGVRDDDLYGASLNLDITERVKLDATAYQHKNKGQGLWYTPYLASPGFGTAGSTAAPLSIRTTEYDIDRGGLTAGLTVDLGAHRLSGGFWHEVNHFNQARRFYAETAAAPSRDPLDFQSNPFFTQWQYRFETKTTTGHIEDEWTVTDAFKVNFGFKAIKVTNNVQTVTGNPLSGEIESKDNFLPQVGFVYEVSPDFEVFGGYTENMGAFVSAATAGPFGSQNQAVVDYVAKTLKPESSKTFELGGRYRTERFQGVAAVYHVAFDNRLLAANTASPILGLPALLSNVGSVETKGVELAGTYRLTDAWSLYGAYTYNDSKYEDDVVDGTGKVTVRTKGKTVVNTPKNIFKGEIAFDQAGFFGKLGVAYTDKRYYTYENIGGQAPSTTVADLTLGYRFAEEGWGKGLEVQVNVTNLTDKDYISTIGSGGFVNSDPNGEAMTVLPAPPRQVYLSVKKRF comes from the coding sequence ATGAAAAAGAACCAGATGCTTCTGGGCGCCGCCGCGCTGGCGCTCGTCATGGCCGCCGCGCCCGCCTTCGCCGACGACAAGGTCGACGCCGCCGCCCCGGCCGCCGCCGCGCCCGCCGACACTTCCGAAGTCGACGCGCTGATCATCATCGGCCAGGGCCAAAGCCGGCAGATCCAGACCCTGAACAGCGACGCCATCGGCCTTCAGGCCGCCGGCACCAGCGCGCTGAAGGCGATCGACAAGCTGCCGGGCGTCACCTTCCAGTCGGCCGACGCCTTCGGCGCCTACGAGTGGTCGACCCGCATCTCGATCCGTGGCTTCAACCAGAACCAGCTGGGCTTCACGCTCGACGGCGTGCCGCTGGGCGACATGAGCTACGGCAACCACAACGGCCTGCATATCAGCCGCGCCGTCGCCTCGGAGAACATCAGCCGAGTCGAGCTGGCCCAAGGCGCGGGCGCGCTGGGCACGGCCTCGACCTCGAACCTGGGCGGCACGCTGCAGTTCTTCTCGCGCGATCCGCAGGAGACCCTGGGCGGCGAGCTCGACCTGACCGGCGGCTCGGACAACATGCACCGCGTGTTCGCCCGCTTCGAGAGCGGCGCCATCGAGCAGCTGGGCGGCCTGCGCGGCTACGTCTCGGTCGCCGACCAGAAGGCCGACAAGTGGAAGGGCGGCGGCGAGCAGAAGCAGCGCCAGTACGACGCCAAGCTGGTGATGCCGCTGGGCGAGCGCGGCGACCTGACCGGCTTCTACCACCGCTCGGAACGTCGCGAGCAGGACTACCAGGACATGTCCTTCGCGATGATCAAGCGCCTGGGCCGCGACTGGGACAACACCCAGCCGAACTGGGCTTTGGCCGTCGCCGCGGCGCGCGCCTACCAGACCGGGACCGCCCTGCCCGCGCCGTTCGCGACGGTGGACGACGCCTACTACGCCGGCGCCGGTGTTCGTGACGACGACCTCTACGGCGCGTCGCTGAACCTCGACATCACCGAGCGCGTGAAGCTGGACGCCACGGCCTACCAGCACAAGAACAAGGGCCAGGGCCTGTGGTACACGCCGTACCTGGCCAGCCCCGGCTTCGGGACCGCCGGCTCGACCGCCGCGCCGCTGTCGATCCGCACCACCGAGTATGACATCGACCGCGGCGGCCTGACCGCGGGCCTGACGGTGGACCTGGGCGCTCACCGTCTGAGCGGCGGTTTCTGGCATGAAGTGAACCACTTCAACCAGGCGCGCCGCTTCTACGCCGAGACGGCGGCCGCGCCGTCGCGCGATCCGCTGGACTTCCAGTCGAACCCGTTCTTCACCCAGTGGCAGTACCGCTTCGAGACCAAGACCACCACCGGCCACATCGAGGACGAGTGGACGGTGACCGACGCCTTCAAGGTCAATTTCGGCTTCAAGGCGATCAAGGTCACCAACAACGTCCAGACCGTGACCGGCAACCCGCTGTCGGGCGAAATCGAGAGCAAGGACAACTTCCTGCCGCAGGTCGGCTTCGTCTATGAAGTTTCGCCCGACTTCGAGGTGTTCGGCGGCTATACCGAGAACATGGGCGCGTTCGTCTCCGCCGCCACGGCGGGTCCGTTCGGCTCGCAAAACCAGGCCGTCGTCGACTACGTCGCCAAGACGCTGAAGCCGGAAAGCTCCAAGACCTTCGAGCTGGGCGGTCGCTATCGGACGGAACGCTTCCAAGGCGTCGCCGCCGTCTATCACGTCGCCTTCGACAACCGCCTGCTGGCCGCCAACACGGCCTCGCCGATCCTGGGCCTGCCGGCCCTGCTGTCGAACGTGGGCTCGGTCGAGACCAAGGGCGTCGAACTGGCCGGCACCTACCGCCTGACCGACGCCTGGAGCCTGTACGGCGCCTACACCTACAACGACTCCAAGTACGAGGACGACGTGGTCGACGGGACCGGCAAGGTCACGGTCCGCACCAAGGGCAAGACCGTCGTCAACACGCCCAAGAACATCTTCAAGGGCGAGATCGCGTTCGACCAGGCCGGCTTCTTCGGCAAGCTGGGCGTCGCCTATACCGACAAGCGCTACTACACCTACGAGAACATCGGCGGCCAAGCGCCCTCGACGACCGTGGCCGACCTGACCCTCGGCTATCGCTTCGCCGAAGAGGGCTGGGGCAAGGGCCTGGAAGTCCAGGTCAACGTCACCAACCTGACCGACAAGGACTACATCTCGACCATCGGTTCGGGCGGCTTCGTCAACAGCGATCCGAACGGCGAGGCCATGACCGTCCTGCCGGCCCCGCCGCGTCAGGTCTACCTGTCGGTGAAGAAGCGCTTCTGA
- a CDS encoding 2-hydroxyacid dehydrogenase: MPDSGKPIDKPHVLLSHEMLMPLQPLLEGAYVVHRLWDYPDRLAFLEGPGLGVKAIVHAGEMPLSPDMLSEMPQLGLIACVSVGYDGVDVPWCKAHGIAVTHSTGLNAADVADHAVGLVLAAWRGIVEGDRRIRAGHWSHAERMAPRHGLRGRKAGIVGLGHIGEAVARRLSAFEMKIAWWGPRAKDSDYRRADSLMALARESDVLVVCARPDSENRHMIDQAVIEAVGAQGLIVNVARGALIDEDALIAALKSGALGMAALDVFEHEPTPAARWEGVPHVVLTPHTAGATLDSIPAMVNLTLENLRRYFHGEPLATPVAA, encoded by the coding sequence ATGCCCGACAGCGGCAAGCCGATCGACAAGCCCCACGTCCTGCTGTCGCACGAGATGCTGATGCCGCTGCAGCCGCTGCTGGAGGGCGCCTACGTGGTGCACCGCCTGTGGGACTACCCGGACCGGCTGGCCTTCCTGGAGGGGCCGGGCCTTGGCGTGAAGGCGATCGTCCACGCGGGTGAGATGCCTCTGAGTCCGGACATGCTCTCGGAAATGCCGCAACTGGGCCTGATCGCCTGTGTCAGCGTGGGTTACGACGGCGTGGACGTGCCCTGGTGCAAGGCGCACGGCATCGCCGTGACCCACTCGACCGGTCTCAACGCCGCGGACGTCGCCGACCACGCCGTGGGCCTGGTGCTGGCCGCCTGGCGCGGGATCGTCGAGGGCGACCGGCGGATCCGCGCCGGCCATTGGAGCCACGCCGAACGCATGGCGCCGCGCCACGGCCTGCGCGGCCGCAAGGCGGGGATCGTCGGCTTGGGGCATATCGGCGAGGCCGTCGCCCGACGGCTCTCGGCCTTCGAGATGAAGATCGCCTGGTGGGGGCCGCGCGCCAAGGACAGCGACTACCGCCGCGCCGACAGCCTGATGGCCCTGGCGCGCGAGAGCGACGTGCTGGTCGTCTGCGCGCGGCCGGACTCCGAGAACCGTCATATGATCGACCAGGCCGTGATCGAGGCTGTTGGCGCGCAGGGACTGATCGTCAATGTCGCGCGCGGCGCGCTGATCGACGAGGACGCCCTGATCGCGGCGCTGAAATCCGGCGCCCTGGGCATGGCCGCGCTGGATGTCTTCGAGCACGAGCCGACGCCGGCCGCGCGCTGGGAAGGCGTCCCGCACGTGGTGCTGACGCCGCACACGGCCGGCGCGACGCTGGACAGCATCCCGGCCATGGTCAACCTGACCCTGGAAAACCTGCGCCGCTATTTCCACGGCGAGCCGCTGGCGACGCCGGTGGCGGCCTAG
- the metF gene encoding methylenetetrahydrofolate reductase [NAD(P)H] gives MTLPPTRRVIGPVARAGERSQNQNGGRPRVSFEFFPPKTPQMEESLWQAITRLAPLDPAFVSVTYGAGGSTRERTHRTVKRILDETSLKPAAHLTCVGASRAEVDEVIRDYWDIGVRHIVSLRGDPPPGEGGIGGVYVPREDGYANATELTKAVRAIGPFEVLVGVYPEKHPESPSLEHDIDVLKQKVDAGATLGISQFFFDLDAFLRYVDKVRAAGITIPIVPGIMPVTNFTGLKKMAAACQTTIPGWLANLFDGLENDAETRRLIACSVATEMCAKLQEQGFEDFHFYTLNRADLVYAICRVLGLREVSPAASEVAA, from the coding sequence ATGACCCTTCCGCCCACCCGCCGCGTGATCGGTCCCGTCGCCCGCGCCGGCGAGCGGAGTCAAAACCAGAACGGGGGTCGCCCGCGCGTCTCGTTCGAGTTCTTCCCGCCCAAGACGCCGCAGATGGAAGAGAGCCTGTGGCAGGCGATCACCCGCCTGGCGCCGCTAGACCCCGCCTTCGTCTCGGTCACCTATGGCGCCGGCGGCTCGACGCGCGAGCGCACCCACCGGACGGTCAAGCGCATCCTGGACGAGACGAGCCTCAAGCCCGCCGCCCACCTGACCTGCGTCGGCGCCTCGCGCGCCGAGGTCGACGAGGTGATCCGCGACTACTGGGACATCGGCGTCCGCCACATCGTTTCGCTGCGCGGCGACCCGCCTCCGGGCGAGGGCGGCATCGGCGGCGTCTACGTCCCGCGCGAGGACGGCTACGCCAACGCCACCGAACTGACCAAGGCCGTGCGCGCGATCGGGCCGTTCGAGGTGCTGGTCGGGGTCTATCCGGAAAAGCATCCGGAGAGCCCGTCGCTGGAGCACGACATCGACGTCTTGAAGCAGAAGGTCGACGCCGGCGCGACGCTGGGCATCAGCCAGTTCTTCTTCGATCTCGACGCCTTCCTGCGCTATGTCGACAAGGTCCGCGCGGCCGGGATCACGATCCCGATCGTGCCCGGGATCATGCCGGTGACCAACTTCACCGGTCTGAAGAAGATGGCCGCCGCCTGCCAGACCACCATTCCCGGCTGGCTGGCCAACCTGTTCGACGGGCTGGAGAACGACGCCGAGACCCGCCGCCTGATCGCCTGCTCGGTGGCCACCGAGATGTGCGCCAAGCTGCAGGAACAGGGCTTCGAGGACTTCCACTTCTACACCCTGAACCGCGCGGATCTGGTCTACGCCATCTGCCGCGTGCTGGGCCTGCGCGAGGTTTCGCCCGCCGCTTCCGAGGTCGCCGCATGA